A region of the Mus caroli chromosome 7, CAROLI_EIJ_v1.1, whole genome shotgun sequence genome:
TAGCTGCAGTTTTGGATCCCAGCACCAGTGTGGATGGTCAGGATCCAACTGTTATTTCTGAGGCTAGAACACACCCACGCAAGCCAGCTTTCCAGACACACCCCTCCCAGGCCCCATGTCTGTGGAGGAGAACTCATCGCCCAGGACTCTAGCTCTGCCTCTGCAGTTGTCCCCTAGCTGACCCCAGGCAGATGGCTTTTTGTCTGAAGATGTCCTTGTCTATAGAATAGTGGTTAGTACTATGGTGCTAACTCTAAATGGTGGTTGGCGCAGGTGCATGGTCCCGGCAgccacttggaaggctgaggaaagaagatctcaaattcaaggtcagcctgaaggATATAGTGAGACCCCCGTCTCTAGATACCaaaacagacaagcagacagacagccTGTGAGGGGCCTAGCAATACCCAAATTCATTGTAAATCCTCAACATGAGTCCCTGAGAGCTGTCTAATGCTTCATGTTTGTGCCTAACTCATTTCTAGCCTTTGAGGAGGACCGCTGCTTCCCCCCGTTCCTGGCTCACGGCAACGTGACCACTACAGATCCTGAGTTCCGCCCAGGGGCACTGGCCACCTTCTCATGCCTCCCAGGATATGCTCTGGAGCCACCAGGGCCCCCCAATGCTATCGAATGTGTGGATCCCACCGAACCCCACTGGAATGACACAGAGCCAGCCTGCAAGGGTAAGCCCTCATGTTCCACAGAGCCCTTCAGCCTAAAGAAGCTGGGACCCCAGGAAGGCATTGTGCACGAACATGGAAACATTTAAACCCAGAGCCTGGGTAGAGCTCTGCCCCTTCTGAGGCTGCTTTCTTGGGGGAGTAATTTCTGGACTTGTTATGAATTCAGGCTTAGACCCAAAAGGCTTCTAAAGCTAGAACTAGATTTGGGCTGAGTGTGGATCAGGTGGTGAGTAAGCTGGAAAGTGGGTGGGGTTAGCTGAGTGCAGGGCTAGAGAAGCAACCATAATAAAACCTGGATATGGCAAAATCAAGGTAGCCTTGAGCACACTGCCAAGGACAATGAGGACTGGTGAATGGAGAACACATGCCCACATGGGTTCTGAACCTGATACCTCTTCCCTAGCCATGTGTGGAGGAGAGCTGTCTGAGCCAGCTGGTGTGGTACTCTCTCCCGACTGGCCCCAGAGTTATAGCCCTGGCCAAGACTGCGTGTGGGGCCTGCACGTCCAGGAAGAGAAGCGCATCTTGCTCCAAGTTGAAATGTATGTTTGGGTCATGGTAGCCTGTGTGATGGATGTGGGCTCTATTTGGTGTTTGAGAGGGCACTAGCCTGCATTCTGAGCCCAACTGGCTCTTCTGAGCTCACACAGAATTCCTTGGGTACATGGTGTTCTGaaagaggacattaagaaggtaCAGAACAGAGGTgggagacctgggttcaagtcacTTGGAGAATAAGGTCAAGTACAGGGGTAGCCTAGACCCCCACTTCAAGGGCTGCTGGAGGTCTGGAGGGTTCTGTTctcaaatgctctaccactgaactaataatacgtgtgtgtgtgtgtgtgtgtgtgtgtgtgtgtgcgtgtgtgtctaaCATGGCAAAGGGACCCGGCTCCAGTTTGGTGCCTCATTGCTAGTACAAAGTCAGTAGGTGCAAGGCAGTAAGCGCATTTGGAATATTGGTCACGTGAGTGGAGAAAAGGAGAGTGGGCAGCGACCCAAAGCAGATCAACAGGCAGAATCCAGCATTTGAGTGTGGAAGGGCTGTGGTCTGTTATTGATCAAACTGGATTTGGGCAGGTTGTGGGGTTGGAAGACAGCCTGGAGAGTGGATGAAGCTAGTAGTGTACAGGGTTGAAGATTAGGAAGCAGGAGTAGGAAGTAGCCAACCCACCTCTGGGAACCTGGCGAGAACCCTAGACTGGTTAAAACTGAGAGGGGGATTCAGGGCGGATCTAGTTAAGATTGAGCAAGTTGGGCGGAACGGGATGAGATGGGTTAGTTGTACTTGGCCTAACTGTCTGATTCCCCTCACTGCAGCTTGAATGTTCGCGAAGGGGATATGCTAACACTGTTCGACGGGGACGGTCCGAGCGCTCGAGTCCTGGCCCAGCTGCGAGGACCTCAGCCGCGCCGCCGCCTCCTCTCCTCTGGACCTGATCTCACTCTGCAGTTTCAGGCACCCCCTGGTCCCCCAAATCCGGGCCTAGGCCAGGGTTTCGTGTTACATTTCAAAGGTAAGGAAGGCGAGGAGGTGTGGATGGCCAGGGGTCTGGCAGGGAAGGGTACCATCGCGAGGTCCTCTGAAGCTGGAAGGGTATTCCATCTTCACTGCAGAGGTCCCGAGAAACGATACGTGCCCGGAGCTACCACCACCTGAGTGGGGCTGGAGGACAGCATCCCACGGGGACCTTATCCGGGGCACAGTGCTCACCTATCAATGCGAGCCTGGCTACGAACTGCTGGGATCAGACATCCTCACTTGCCAATGGGACCTGTCCTGGAGCGCGGCGCCACCTGCCTGCCAAAAGAGTGAGTAGGGCCCCACCTCTAAACTTCTGCTTGGGTTCTGGCTCCGCCCTCTCCTGTCCCTCTTGGATTACTTCTTTTTGCTCTGAGTCCTGCCTGAGTCTTCAGCCCCAATCCCTATGACCTTTAAGTCCCATACAGTGTCTTGAAACACACGCACATGCCTTTAGCGCaagctgctttctttcctttcatcctgTGTTCcaccggctttttttttttttttttaactgattccACCCCTGCCAGGTTTGAGTCCCTCCCCTATAAAGTTCCATCAAATTGCAGCTGGGCTCTGCCCCATTAACTCTTAATTCTCTTCTGAGCCTCAACCGAACTCTCAGTTCCCCAAAAGCTGACTCTGTGGGAAGTCCCTGTAGAATCAAGGCTATCAGTGGACTTGGTTTGTTTGAATGCACTCACTGAAGCCCATTTCTGGGTTATGGTTATAGGACAGGTTTCTGGCTCTTTCCTACCCTGATGGGTCTCAAAACCCGGAAGAACGAGAGATACATGAGCAACTAGGCATGTTACACAGTAGTAACGTGGAATGACTGCGATACAGTACTGGGGTACCTCTGAGTTTCGGCTCTCTGGCCAATGGAGTAGGAGCAGGGTGATGTGTGGAGCAGGGGTAGCATCTCACACAGTGCCTGGTGCAGCTCTGTAGCCTGCAGCTAGCACTGTAGCAAGATTGTGGCTCCCTTCACTGGAGTGGGGGGGGCGGACGGATGGGCACACATTTGCTTCAGAGGTGGTGAGGCTTACAGGAGTGTGGAGGCtctgttcactttttaaaaaaggctgggcatagtggcacacaccagtaaccctagcacttggggagctgaggcagaaagatgagttcaaagctaaccaTGTCTGAAAAGCCCAAGGACCCGAGGGTGGGGGTGAAGGAGATGAAACAAGAATTTCTtttaagtttaaggccagccagggctaattAGTAAGACctacctcaaacaaacaacaaatcaaaaaccaaataaagtaaaacaaacagcAGAAAGAAGTAGTATCTTGTCTCTTTAAATTTAGGGAAATTAGCTAGGTGGTgctagtgcatgcctttagtccaagcagaaggatctctgagttcaaggacagccttatctacagagtgagttccaggacagccatgatgacacagagaaatcctgtcttgaaaaagcaaaaataaactgagcagtggtggcgcacacctttaatcccagcacttgggaggcagaggcaggtggatttctgagttcaaggtcagcctgatctacagccagagaaaccctgtcttgaaaagaaaagagaagaaaagaaaaagaaagagaaaaaataaaataaaattggggaAACTGATACAAAGATTGATTTtagttctcccccaccccttactattttttccagacaggctttctctgtgtagccctggcagtcctagaacttattctgtagatcaggctggccttgaactcagaaatctgactgcctctccctctcaaatgctgggattaaaggtgtgtgccaccatgacccaTTCCACTGTAGTTCTTACAAATAGCTccaagggagctggagagatggcttagcagttgagagcactgactgttcctacaaggtcctgagttcagatcccagcaaccacatggtggctcacaaccagccataaagatgccctcttctggtgtgtctgaagacagctaccgtatactcatatacataaaataaataaaactttaaaaaagtagCCCTAAGGGAAGTTGCCATGGTGGAGTGACTAGGCTGGAGTTTCAGAAAGCCAGATTTGGGCTGGACACAAGAAAGACTATGTGGCCGGCACAACGCCTCTTCCCTGGGAAGATTCACAGAACAGAGATCCTGAGTAAGCTAAGCAGTCAGGTTGCCtagccaagactggccttgaagaaTTGCCCGGGCTACCCCTGAGTCGGCTGCTGAGTTGAGACTCAAGTGCCAGAATCTCTCCAGTGCCTCCATGGCCCTGGTCCTGGCTAAGTGCCAAGCCCTGGGCCACAAGAGAAATGGCAGTAACATTGATTAAGTATCTATTGGGGTGTCTAGCACAGGTTTATATGAATCAAAGGCCATGTGGTGGAGAGTTAGCTCAGATGCCACAAGAAGCATCAAGACTTGATTGAACCAGATCTCCTGAACGGACATGAAAGCCAGGTGTTGTGGTACACATGTCTGTAACTTGAAGTGGTGGGGACATGgagggtccctggagctcactggcagcTCAGCTAGATAGGAGAGCTCCAGATTCAGTCAGAGGCTCTGCTTCAGGACATAAGGTGATAGACAAGGACACTCAACCTCAGACCTgggcatgcacatatatgaacacatatatgtgATCTACAGTCACAATGGCCGTGATTATGACCCTCTGTTACAGTAGCTCTGGAAATAAAGTGTAGGCTGTATATGCAAGCAAAGTTGGCACCATGCAAACGCAAGAGCCACCCTGTCTTGAGACACTAGCTTCTGTCCATAAGAATGATCtgccaagccgggcagtggtggtgcatacctttaattccggcacttgggaggcagagatgcaggcagattttgagttcaaggccagcctggtatacagagtgagttccaggacagccaaggctacacagagaaaccctgtctcaaaaaaaaaaaaaaaaattgggaggcagaggcaggcggatttctgagttcgaggccagcctggtctacagagtgagttccaggacagccagggctatacagagaaaccctgtctcgaaaaaccaaaaaaaaaaaaaaaaaaaaaaaaaaaaaaaaaaaaaaaaagaatgatctgCCATGCCAGGGACAGTACCAGGCTTTCATTAATGTGCTCTGATATaatgattaaatatttttaattttacctgAATACAGGAGCCAGGTTTGCCCCTACTTATTCTGTtttcagaagaaatataaaacacactgttttttttccccagccaCAGAGTCTCATTATCTATCCCAGGGTGtcctgttctggaacttgctacatagcccaaGCTGGTTTTGAGCTTGTATTCCTCCCTTAGTCCCAAAGTGCATTGATTGCACCATCAGAGTCAAACCCATTGACCCTGAAGTGTTTCTGACTCACAATCTCTATCCTTCTAAGGGATTTTGAGAAGACAACAGGGGCTGTTTTGTGGAGATGGCAGAAGCTCAGGCCTCTGTGAGCCCTGTTTCCAGGCAATCTGCTAAGACCCTGGAAACCTCTAACCTGTCTCTCCTGTCCCAGTCATGACTTGTGCTGACCCTGGCGAGATCACCAATGGCCATCGGACCGCCTCAGATGCTGGTTTCCCTGTGGGCTCCCACGTCCAGTATCGCTGTCTGCCAGGGTACAGCCTGGAAGGAGCAGCTGTGCTCACCTGTTACAGCCGGGACACAGGCACACCCAAGTGGAGTGATCGGGTCCCCAAATGCGCCTGTAAGTTTGGGGACACCCCAGGAAGGGAGGACCGGGGAACCCAGACTGGGCCTGCTCAGTCTCTAAGTGGGCACGTGGCTTGGTGTGCTCCCTGCAGTAAAGTACGAGCCGTGCCTGAACCCCGGTGTCCCTGAGAATGGTTACCAGACTCTGTACAAGCATCACTACCAAGCGGGCGAGTCACTGCGCTTCTTCTGCTACGAGGGCTTTGAGCTCATCGGCGAGGTCACCATCACATGTGTACCCGGTCACCCCTCCCAGTGGACCAGCCAGCCCCCACTCTGCAAAGGTGCCTGGGCAGACAGGGCAGGAGGGGCATAGCGGTATACGGGGAGTGACAGGGCTAGAAAAGTTGGGTAGAGAATTTGAGAACAATGGCTGACCCTGCTGAGTGCCTGTCCTGTGGGCTCTTACCCTTATAGGCATGGCTGGAAAACCTGGGGAGATCTGAGGTCACACAATTATCAAGGAATGTAGTGAGGGCCTTGGTTTAGAGGCCCCCTGCTCTCTCTACAAAGGGAGAGTTTTGCTCTCAGTGAGAAATTCTGAAGCTGCCTGGCTCAGACTGTCCAGGAACCTTGAAGCTTTAGTGGTCTGAAGGGAGAGGACAGGCCTTGACCCATCATTCCCCACGGCCTCCACACACTCAGGGAAAGACGAGTTTAGATTGAACAGAGGGCAGAGAACCAGGCTGTGCAGCCCAGCCTCACCCCACCGGGCTCTGGCCCTCTCCtcagtctccttccctccctggctcagaccccgtccccctccccctcctctccctgcagtGGCCTATGAAGAGCTCCTGGACAACCGAAAACTGGAAGGTCAGTGAGGGTGCAGGTGGAGACCAGGCCTGGCCAGGTTGGGAGGGCAAGATCAAGGCTGGGGGCAGGAGGCCAGGCCCCGGAGGGGTGAAGCCAAGGGTTCAGGCCCCAGGGCAGGAGGCTGGGAGAGCCCAGGAATGGGAATGGCCTTCATTCATTTgctatcttcctccctccccagtgaCCCAGACTACAGACCCATCACGGCAGCTGGAGGGTGGGAATCTCGCTTTGGCCATCCTGTTGCCCCTGGGCTTGGTCATTGTCCTTGGCATTGGCGTTTACATATACTACACTAAGTAAGTGCCCTACTCTTGACTGCTGGCCAGAGCAGGTGGCTTACCTGGCGTGGGAGTAGGTACGGGAGTTCAAAGACGCACACATGATAAGACCATTCTCCCCTACCTTTCCCAGGCTACAAGGAAAATCCCTCTTTGGCTTCTCGGGTTCTCACTCCTACAGTCCCATTACCGTGGAGTCAGACTTCAGCAACCCACTGTATGAAGCTGGGGtgagtctctcccctccccttggtATGTCCCATCTCTCAGTTTACCCTCAGACCTTCATAATCATCTCCCAGAGTCCCTGTgatctttttggggggtgggggatttcAAACTCGGTTGCCCACAAAAGCCATGACAATAACAAAGCAAGCTCTGTGTAAACAATAGGGAATAATAGGGACTGTAGCAACCTGGGGAACCAGAGCCTGTCTACAGGACCCAGCTCCAGATCTTCCAATTGTCCAAGACATTTCAGAAATTCATATTTTtgtcatctttttgttgttgtttttgttttgttgggttttttttttgtttgtttgtttgtttggttttttttttttttgagacagggtttctctgtatagccctgactgtcctggaactcactctgtagaccaggctggccttgaactcagaaatccacctgcctctgcctccccagtgctgggattttaggcgtgcgccaccacgcccggctctttgtTATCTTAAGATACTCTagtataggggctggagagatgactcagtggttaagagcactgactgctcttccagaggtcctgagttcaatgcccttttctggagtgtctgaagatatcCAGCATATATATATCCAGgaagcttgcttgctttgttttttgttgtttgtttgtttgtttgtttttgagacaaggtctcactatgtattgttttgtttgtttgtttgtttgtttgtgtgtttgagacagggtttctctgtgtagccctgctgccctggtactcactctgtagaccaggctggcctgggactctcagagatccgcctgcctctgcctcctgcatgttGGGGTTTAAACACCTGTTTGAGAATCTTTACTAAAAAACAATTACTAAAAAGCaatttgtaaaaattttaaaattgttttatgtgtatgggtatttgccTGACTGTATGTCAGTAAACCATCTGCCCTCAGATGCCAGatgggggcatcagatcccctggaacaggagttagagatggttgtgagccgccttgtgagtgaatgctgggaatgtaactgaagtcctctggaaaagcagccaggacTGCTAAGCTCTGTGCAGATCCTCTATGTTAATTTAAATACAAAGGTCTTGCTGgacgtggtagctcacaattttaattccagcacttcagaggcagaggcaaaagcagagacaggaagatctctaagtttgaggccagcctggtctacctagggagttccaggacagacagggctacatagagacaccCTGTCCCAAAATAATATGAAGGTCTTTTTGAGAGTGTGCGTGGTACTAGAGACTGAACTTAGTGCCTTATGTAAAGTCAAACAACAATTTCAATGCCTCGTTctcttttgtattttgagacaagagtctctctATAGCTCTGGCAGGTCTGGAActctatataaaccaggctgacctcaaattcacagacccacctgcctctgcctccaagtgccgggattagaggtgtgtgtatAATCATGCCTGGCTCTCTAGTCCTCTTtaagacaaaatttaaattttctagtCTAGCCTTGAGCTACTCTTATACTCCAGACCAGCTTTGAATTGtgagcttcctgcctctacctccctggtagttgggattacaggttGGCACCACCAGACTTAGGACTGAtgtgtcttccctcttcttgtgGATGCCTCTTCACCCCCAACTGACTCCAGTTTATCTCCTCGTTCTGTCCTCAGGACACGAGGGAGTATGAAGTTTCCATCTGAGCCTCAAGTCTACAAGTCTGCAGGACCCAGGACCTCCCGTTCTCTCCTCATTCTGGGCAGTGAGGAACATAGGACCTGGTCTctggctcccctcccccctgctgtGTAAATAGTCTCCCCATCCCATGAGGGGGCTTTGATGGCCCTGGAGACCCTACAGTAAATAAACCAGCATCGTGCCGCCCAAAGCCGCCTCTTCTTAGTTGCCAAACAAGGGGTCTTCCACCCCCCATTCTCTTGAGTTCTGGACCCAGGGAAGGGAACTCAGCCCCTTGCAACTCTTGGGGCTCCTCCAGGCCAGGGCCTTACACAAGAACTGTCCCCCAGCTCTGCTATCCCCATGGCCATGAAGGCTCCCTACCTCCAGATGCCTGACTGCTGCTGGGCCTTGGAGGGTGAGAAGGATGAAGGGAGAGGTG
Encoded here:
- the Sez6l2 gene encoding seizure 6-like protein 2 isoform X1 produces the protein MGTPKAQHPPPSQLLLLILLSCAWIEGLPLKEDEMMPEPGSETPTVASEDLAELLHGALLRKGPEIGFLPGSDPDPTLATPPAGQTLAAPSLPRATEPGTGPLTTAVTPKGVRGAGPTAPELLTPPPGTTAPPPPGPASPVPPLRPEGGEEETTTTIITTTTVTTTVTSPVLCNNNISEGEGFVESPDLGSTASRSVELLDCTYSIHVYPGYGIEIQVQTLNLSQEEELLVLAGGGSPGLAPRLLANSSMLGEGQVLRSPTNRLLLHFQSPRVPRGNGFRIHYQAYLLSCGFPPRPAHGDVSVTDLHPGGTATFHCDSGYQLQGEETLICLNGTRPAWTGEPPSCTASCGGTIHNATLGRIVSPEPGGAAGPNLTCRWVIEAAEGRRLHLHFERVSLDEDNDRLMVRSGGSPLSPVIYDSDMDDVPERGLISDAQSLYVELLSETPANPLLLSLRFEAFEEDRCFPPFLAHGNVTTTDPEFRPGALATFSCLPGYALEPPGPPNAIECVDPTEPHWNDTEPACKAMCGGELSEPAGVVLSPDWPQSYSPGQDCVWGLHVQEEKRILLQVEILNVREGDMLTLFDGDGPSARVLAQLRGPQPRRRLLSSGPDLTLQFQAPPGPPNPGLGQGFVLHFKEVPRNDTCPELPPPEWGWRTASHGDLIRGTVLTYQCEPGYELLGSDILTCQWDLSWSAAPPACQKIMTCADPGEITNGHRTASDAGFPVGSHVQYRCLPGYSLEGAAVLTCYSRDTGTPKWSDRVPKCALKYEPCLNPGVPENGYQTLYKHHYQAGESLRFFCYEGFELIGEVTITCVPGHPSQWTSQPPLCKVAYEELLDNRKLEVTQTTDPSRQLEGGNLALAILLPLGLVIVLGIGVYIYYTKLQGKSLFGFSGSHSYSPITVESDFSNPLYEAGDTREYEVSI